A genomic segment from Deinococcus sp. YIM 77859 encodes:
- a CDS encoding ABC transporter ATP-binding protein, protein MLAPGHRQAVLRAVTACATVPRVTTPVPALAAHHVQHGFGSTPVLHGVSLTVLPGEVVAVSGPSGSGKSTLLHLLGGLDTPQGGEVWWAGERVDILSTHARAQRRAGRVGLVFQQHYLLEDLSVLQNVQVPALLNGQDSRDRARALLTRVGLAGRETALPGVLSGGERQRVAVARALSVRPAIVLADEPTGSLDRANADVVATLLLDLAREEGAGVLLVTHDERLAARADRVLHLLDGRIVEEEGAAPSAPSSPHGNTTEVRRG, encoded by the coding sequence ATGCTAGCGCCTGGCCACAGGCAGGCTGTCCTGCGAGCGGTCACCGCGTGCGCTACAGTACCCCGCGTGACCACCCCCGTTCCCGCCCTCGCGGCCCACCACGTCCAGCACGGCTTTGGCAGCACGCCTGTCCTGCACGGGGTGAGCCTGACCGTCTTGCCCGGTGAGGTGGTGGCCGTCTCGGGGCCGAGTGGCAGCGGCAAAAGCACGCTCCTGCACCTGCTGGGCGGCCTGGACACCCCGCAGGGGGGCGAGGTGTGGTGGGCGGGCGAGCGGGTGGATATCCTGAGCACCCACGCGCGGGCCCAGCGGCGAGCCGGCCGGGTCGGGCTGGTCTTTCAGCAGCACTACCTTCTCGAAGACCTAAGCGTGCTGCAAAACGTGCAGGTACCCGCGCTGTTGAACGGTCAAGACAGCCGCGACCGAGCACGGGCCCTGCTCACCCGGGTGGGCCTGGCGGGACGTGAGACAGCGCTCCCGGGCGTCCTCAGCGGCGGCGAGCGGCAGCGGGTGGCGGTCGCCCGCGCGCTGAGCGTACGGCCCGCCATCGTTCTGGCCGATGAGCCGACCGGCAGCCTTGACCGAGCGAATGCGGACGTCGTGGCGACGCTGCTCCTCGACCTCGCGCGCGAGGAGGGTGCCGGCGTGCTCCTCGTCACTCACGACGAACGCCTGGCCGCCCGCGCCGACCGGGTGCTGCACCTGCTCGACGGGCGGATCGTGGAGGAAGAGGGCGCTGCGCCTTCCGCACCCAGCTCTCCGCACGGCAACACGACAGAAGTCCGGAGAGGGTAG
- a CDS encoding type III-B CRISPR module-associated protein Cmr5 → MSLDPMSAAMNNMLQPQSGPVHKAPSRAKFNRVQRDIKQAVEQLEALAGASDGVKRNYLRRVKDFPALVMQVGLAQAVAFSVDKASKSDERGQAHRHLLNHLWAVWQPGAQGQPVSVETGAGREQVLIHLQGVSTAEYRHLTRRTLAAWVYVRRLSESILDPDGKLGEERE, encoded by the coding sequence ATGAGCCTGGATCCTATGTCGGCGGCCATGAACAACATGCTCCAACCCCAGTCCGGTCCTGTGCACAAGGCACCTTCCCGGGCGAAGTTCAACCGCGTCCAGCGGGACATCAAACAGGCGGTTGAACAGCTGGAGGCCCTGGCCGGGGCCAGCGACGGCGTGAAGCGGAACTACCTGCGCCGGGTCAAGGATTTTCCGGCGCTGGTGATGCAGGTCGGACTCGCGCAGGCGGTGGCCTTTAGCGTGGACAAGGCGAGCAAGAGTGACGAGCGCGGCCAGGCGCACCGGCACCTGCTCAACCACCTGTGGGCGGTGTGGCAGCCCGGAGCGCAGGGCCAGCCCGTGAGCGTCGAGACCGGCGCGGGCCGTGAACAGGTGCTGATCCACCTACAAGGGGTCTCCACCGCCGAGTACCGCCACCTCACCCGCCGCACCCTGGCCGCCTGGGTGTACGTTCGCCGCCTGAGCGAGAGCATCCTGGACCCTGACGGCAAGCTGGGCGAGGAGCGCGAATGA
- a CDS encoding Crp/Fnr family transcriptional regulator: MARLDDLKRSPLFRNVPEDAVREALGVVVERTFGPGERVVEQDAEGEALHLITAGVVRVSRVSLGNRERVLGDIYAPGVVGETAVLAGQERSASVTALGEVRTLMLHRAHFEVILRRHPGVLWNLAEMLARRVTLLNDELIAFGQNTEAALGHVFSNLYRQRLAAGVPQPEVLPLSPSDIMLRTSSSRETVTRVLRRLEAQKVLEVRPQTVTLLDPSALEATLIEEAD, translated from the coding sequence ATGGCGCGCCTGGATGATTTGAAACGCTCCCCCCTGTTCCGGAATGTGCCTGAGGACGCGGTCCGCGAGGCGCTAGGCGTGGTGGTGGAACGGACGTTTGGGCCCGGTGAACGGGTGGTCGAGCAGGACGCCGAAGGAGAGGCGCTGCACCTGATCACCGCGGGCGTCGTCCGTGTCAGCCGCGTCAGCCTGGGCAACCGCGAGCGGGTCCTGGGTGACATCTACGCGCCCGGTGTGGTGGGTGAGACCGCGGTGCTGGCCGGTCAGGAGCGCAGCGCCTCCGTCACGGCGCTGGGCGAGGTCCGCACGTTGATGCTGCACCGCGCGCACTTCGAAGTGATTTTGCGCCGACATCCGGGCGTGCTGTGGAACCTGGCCGAAATGCTGGCCCGGCGCGTCACCCTGCTCAATGACGAGCTCATCGCCTTTGGTCAGAACACTGAGGCGGCCCTCGGCCACGTCTTTTCGAACCTCTACCGCCAGCGCCTGGCCGCGGGGGTGCCTCAGCCGGAGGTGCTCCCGCTGAGCCCTTCGGACATCATGTTGCGCACAAGCAGCAGCCGCGAAACGGTGACCCGAGTTTTGCGGCGGCTGGAGGCGCAAAAGGTTCTGGAAGTCCGGCCCCAGACGGTCACGCTTCTTGATCCTTCCGCGCTGGAAGCCACCTTGATCGAGGAGGCGGACTAG
- the cmr4 gene encoding type III-B CRISPR module RAMP protein Cmr4: MMQVDLLMWQAITPVHSGTGQSSAGVIDLPIAREVATGFPILPASSLKGVLRGGREDEEARQLFGSLEAAGKLTFTDARLLCLPVRSYRGTFAYASCPLVLGRLVRDLAALGHPLSLPEVPAVQEGTAQVAGGTLVQGEQVLLEDLDLTAQETEGARAWAQTLAGLSGLGEELTERFALLHDDEFGFLTETATEVTAHIRLEPDTKTVASGALWYEEALPAASLLTSFLLRREAAFTPPPTLQVGGKGSVGRGLLSVRAVGR, from the coding sequence ATGATGCAAGTCGACCTTTTGATGTGGCAGGCCATCACCCCGGTGCACAGCGGCACCGGCCAGAGCAGCGCGGGCGTCATCGACCTGCCGATCGCCCGCGAGGTGGCGACCGGCTTTCCGATCCTGCCCGCGAGCAGCCTCAAGGGGGTGCTGCGGGGCGGCCGCGAGGACGAGGAGGCCCGGCAGCTTTTCGGCTCACTGGAGGCCGCCGGAAAGCTCACCTTCACCGATGCCCGGCTCTTGTGCCTGCCGGTGCGGTCGTACCGGGGCACCTTTGCCTACGCGAGCTGCCCGCTGGTGCTGGGTCGCCTCGTGCGCGACCTCGCGGCGCTGGGGCACCCGCTCAGCCTTCCGGAGGTGCCCGCCGTCCAGGAGGGCACGGCGCAGGTGGCCGGGGGCACCCTGGTGCAGGGCGAGCAGGTGCTCCTTGAGGACCTCGACCTCACGGCGCAGGAGACGGAGGGAGCGCGGGCGTGGGCCCAAACCCTCGCGGGGCTGAGCGGCCTGGGCGAAGAGCTCACCGAACGGTTTGCCCTGCTGCACGACGACGAGTTCGGCTTCCTCACCGAAACCGCCACCGAGGTCACGGCCCACATCCGGCTGGAGCCGGACACCAAGACCGTGGCGAGCGGTGCCCTGTGGTACGAGGAAGCCCTGCCTGCCGCCAGCCTGCTGACGAGCTTTCTGCTGCGGAGGGAGGCCGCCTTCACGCCCCCTCCCACCCTCCAGGTGGGCGGCAAGGGCAGCGTGGGGCGGGGCCTGCTGAGCGTGCGGGCGGTGGGGCGATGA
- a CDS encoding type III-B CRISPR module-associated protein Cmr3 — MSDTILELQPLSPLLLRDGRPFASGGEESRAQSLPLPLPHTLAGFVRTQMGEGRGLNWRGLSDEALRRALRDLHATPIRALPLRDDRFMFPAPLNAVVDKSGQIYRALPAEPRPGEGTDLPKGLRPLLLQDRDGNEPGDAFKPDGGYSYWPQDAMQDWLLGRVPEGLENISGPPLEERTHVAMNSETGTGDEGRLFTVSYRSFEERRKGAYHRWTLRVKTDLGGDLAPLGHLGGERRPVALQDRGNRDQWPNLGQFGAVRDALADSKHTRLFFVLTSPALFAGGWKPGWLGLSQEEARRHDGSGLPAGIRELMSGDVHLVGAAVGRRIPVSGWNLHTGQPKAVRWAVPAGSVYFLEVNGQFDRQALLNAWLKPLSDEQDDQRDGFGCALWGVWK; from the coding sequence GTGAGTGACACCATCCTCGAACTTCAGCCCCTCTCTCCCCTGCTGCTGCGCGACGGGCGGCCCTTTGCGAGCGGCGGCGAAGAGTCGCGGGCCCAGAGCCTGCCACTGCCGCTGCCGCACACCCTGGCGGGATTCGTGCGCACCCAGATGGGCGAGGGCCGGGGCCTGAACTGGCGCGGCCTGAGCGACGAAGCCCTGCGCCGCGCCCTGCGGGATCTGCACGCCACGCCCATCCGAGCGCTGCCCCTGCGGGACGACAGGTTCATGTTTCCCGCGCCGCTCAACGCGGTGGTGGACAAGAGCGGACAGATCTACCGCGCCCTGCCCGCTGAGCCGCGCCCCGGTGAGGGCACCGACCTGCCCAAGGGGCTGCGGCCCCTGCTGCTGCAAGACCGCGACGGAAACGAACCCGGCGACGCCTTCAAGCCTGACGGTGGCTACAGCTACTGGCCGCAGGACGCCATGCAGGACTGGCTCCTGGGCCGCGTCCCGGAGGGGCTGGAGAACATCTCCGGCCCGCCCCTGGAAGAACGCACCCACGTCGCCATGAACAGCGAGACCGGCACCGGCGACGAAGGGCGGCTGTTCACGGTGAGCTACCGCAGCTTCGAGGAGCGCCGGAAGGGGGCCTACCACCGCTGGACCCTGCGGGTGAAGACGGACCTTGGGGGGGACCTGGCCCCGCTGGGGCACCTGGGCGGCGAACGGCGGCCGGTGGCCCTGCAAGACCGCGGCAACCGGGACCAGTGGCCCAACCTGGGGCAGTTCGGGGCGGTGCGGGACGCTCTGGCGGACTCAAAACACACCCGGCTGTTCTTCGTGCTCACCAGCCCGGCCCTCTTTGCCGGGGGCTGGAAACCCGGCTGGCTGGGGCTGAGCCAGGAGGAGGCGCGGAGGCACGACGGCAGCGGGTTGCCCGCCGGCATCCGCGAACTGATGTCGGGGGACGTTCACCTCGTGGGGGCCGCCGTGGGCCGCCGCATTCCGGTGAGCGGCTGGAACCTGCATACAGGGCAGCCCAAGGCCGTGCGCTGGGCGGTGCCCGCCGGGAGCGTCTATTTCTTGGAGGTCAACGGTCAGTTTGACCGCCAAGCCCTCCTGAATGCCTGGCTCAAACCGCTGAGCGACGAACAAGATGACCAGCGCGACGGCTTCGGCTGTGCGCTGTGGGGAGTGTGGAAATGA
- the cmr6 gene encoding type III-B CRISPR module RAMP protein Cmr6 — MRLPGQFPPAGASHTGHALTRRLAVKGSGQEERLQADLKAITRIAPPAVYAGAFGRWQDALRDAVRLEATTRGPLAVGLGNPSPFEVGLTLHHTYGVPYLPGSALKGLALRAARQNGVPAEAITAIFGDTTSAGFVTFWDGWLVPGQTEILQLDTITVHHPDYYGDGGEWPTDFDDPNPVAFLSVRPGVRFELRLSGPEEWAAYAARLLEWGLTHLGLGGKTNAGYGSFAVEREKTPAEREAERRAAEQAERERQAAEEAKKFEGRAHILRQRVAGMNLGRVKAELPPLLGQIRELPVPLRRELLERLLKRLQSDDRTKGEKKLLGQVRAALEEAR, encoded by the coding sequence ATGAGGCTGCCCGGACAGTTTCCGCCCGCCGGAGCCAGCCACACCGGGCACGCCCTCACCCGGCGGCTGGCGGTCAAGGGGAGTGGCCAGGAAGAACGCCTCCAGGCAGACCTGAAGGCCATCACCCGGATCGCGCCCCCTGCTGTCTATGCCGGAGCGTTCGGGCGCTGGCAAGACGCCCTGCGGGACGCGGTGCGCCTAGAGGCGACGACGCGCGGGCCACTCGCGGTCGGCCTGGGCAACCCCAGCCCCTTTGAGGTGGGCCTCACCCTCCACCACACCTACGGGGTGCCGTACCTGCCGGGGAGCGCCCTCAAGGGCCTCGCCCTACGGGCGGCGCGGCAAAACGGCGTGCCAGCAGAGGCCATCACCGCCATCTTTGGCGACACCACCTCGGCGGGCTTCGTGACCTTTTGGGACGGCTGGCTGGTGCCGGGACAGACCGAGATCCTCCAACTCGACACGATCACGGTACACCACCCCGACTACTACGGGGACGGGGGCGAATGGCCCACCGACTTTGACGATCCCAACCCGGTGGCGTTTCTGAGTGTTCGGCCCGGCGTGCGCTTCGAGCTGCGCCTGAGCGGGCCGGAGGAATGGGCCGCCTACGCCGCGCGGCTGCTGGAGTGGGGCTTGACGCACCTGGGCCTGGGCGGAAAGACCAACGCGGGCTACGGGAGCTTTGCAGTCGAGCGCGAAAAGACCCCGGCCGAGCGGGAAGCCGAGCGCCGGGCCGCCGAGCAAGCCGAGCGAGAGCGGCAGGCAGCCGAGGAAGCGAAGAAGTTTGAGGGCCGCGCCCATATCCTGCGCCAGCGCGTCGCCGGGATGAACCTCGGCAGGGTCAAGGCCGAGCTGCCCCCCTTGCTGGGTCAAATCAGGGAGTTGCCGGTCCCCCTGCGGCGGGAACTGCTGGAAAGGCTCCTGAAGCGCCTCCAGAGTGACGACCGCACGAAGGGTGAAAAGAAACTGCTGGGCCAGGTGCGGGCGGCGCTGGAGGAGGCGCGGTGA
- the csx2 gene encoding TIGR02221 family CRISPR-associated protein: MSLIVLSSLGTGAYREAHYESEHHSEVIRTGLFAVALHRWYPEAKVKLLATDAAWEGGNGQYVREHHPDFERVRISEGRTEAEAWELFGQMTGAVPPDSRVIFDITHGLRSLPMLGFLALSYLRVVRNVTLEKVYYGALELTPRDVEGATTPVVDLTPLVALLDWAQAAGRFQDTGDARLFQKLTDVAGANDLKNVAAKLSELSAALASNRTLEVGALSTELLKKLGRWKREDTLAHHRPFLEVADVVTTTVQPLQASEDQRLNLLSHHAQIEWYQQRGHLVQAVGLAREWLVSVVTWWQTGKLQLRREVRKDAETLLGQHAKNPQQAPAELQEAANLWEKLTDLRNDLAHFGMRDDSRTKSIRVSSRVAEVLGLLPAAVRPLGLELEGPESA, encoded by the coding sequence GTGAGCCTGATTGTTCTGTCGTCGCTGGGCACCGGGGCCTACCGCGAGGCCCATTACGAGTCCGAACACCACTCCGAGGTCATCCGCACCGGGCTTTTTGCCGTCGCCCTCCACCGCTGGTACCCCGAAGCCAAGGTCAAGCTGCTCGCCACCGACGCGGCGTGGGAGGGGGGCAACGGCCAGTATGTGCGTGAGCACCATCCTGATTTTGAACGGGTCCGCATTTCCGAAGGGCGCACCGAGGCCGAAGCCTGGGAACTGTTCGGGCAGATGACCGGGGCGGTGCCGCCGGACAGCCGGGTCATCTTTGACATCACCCACGGTCTGCGCTCGCTGCCCATGCTGGGCTTCCTGGCGCTGTCTTACCTGCGGGTGGTGCGGAACGTCACCCTTGAAAAGGTGTACTACGGCGCGCTGGAGTTGACGCCGCGCGACGTGGAGGGGGCAACGACGCCGGTTGTTGACCTCACGCCGCTGGTGGCCTTGCTCGACTGGGCGCAAGCCGCCGGGCGCTTTCAGGACACCGGGGACGCGCGGCTGTTTCAAAAACTCACGGACGTCGCAGGGGCCAACGACCTCAAAAACGTGGCCGCCAAGCTCAGCGAACTTTCCGCTGCCCTGGCCAGCAACCGCACCCTAGAAGTGGGTGCGCTGTCCACCGAGCTCCTCAAGAAACTGGGCCGCTGGAAGCGAGAGGACACCCTGGCTCACCACCGCCCGTTTCTAGAAGTCGCCGACGTGGTGACCACCACCGTACAGCCACTGCAAGCGAGTGAAGACCAGCGGCTCAACCTGCTGTCGCATCACGCCCAAATCGAGTGGTACCAGCAGCGGGGTCACCTGGTGCAGGCGGTGGGACTGGCGCGCGAGTGGCTGGTGTCGGTGGTGACCTGGTGGCAAACGGGGAAGCTGCAACTCAGGCGTGAAGTCCGCAAAGACGCCGAGACTCTCCTGGGCCAGCACGCCAAGAATCCTCAGCAAGCGCCTGCGGAGCTGCAAGAGGCAGCCAACCTGTGGGAAAAGTTGACCGATCTGCGAAACGACCTCGCCCATTTCGGCATGCGCGACGACAGCCGCACCAAGAGCATCCGGGTCAGCAGCAGGGTCGCTGAAGTGCTTGGCCTCCTCCCCGCCGCCGTCCGCCCCCTGGGCCTGGAGCTGGAAGGTCCGGAGTCCGCGTGA
- the cas10 gene encoding type III-B CRISPR-associated protein Cas10/Cmr2 codes for MTAPERFLLSLSLGPVQEFIAAARKTADLEAGSTLLVELVGAAASVFPAEERIYPASVEKGGANKILAVVQGDPAAHAARARAQAQAYLKAQWDEDVRPLIPHIDGGRAEAQLGHFLEFYAAWVPLGDDYGAARRRVEALLAARKSLRDFAPLSQGDAGMPKSPLDPAYASVFRGGQVPEVLQGDPWNFKPSEALDAISLLKRLRGRKRPRVLDTHTLAHRAKHPGAVLSRAEDEDFRPDYAYFAILVADGDNMGALLSANDSEDAHHEISRRLDNFAAQAEKIVERHDGQKVFAGGDDVLAFLPVTTALRCGQELAEAFRHTVRGTLSAGIAVVHYREPLSTSLAQARAAEKVAKQVDGKNAVCVAVHTRGGSPRRVALRWDGAPALEALTRLNLPRGLPYELSELACEWPEDTSPTALTNEARRVARRKATADGVRLDEQALKDWHFGSPTELHDFADLLIIARFLRGQGDPA; via the coding sequence GTGACCGCCCCTGAGCGCTTCCTCCTCTCCCTCTCCCTCGGCCCGGTGCAGGAGTTCATCGCGGCGGCCCGCAAAACGGCCGACCTGGAGGCCGGGTCCACCCTGCTCGTCGAACTGGTGGGTGCGGCGGCGAGCGTATTTCCCGCTGAGGAGCGCATCTACCCCGCCAGCGTGGAGAAGGGCGGGGCCAACAAGATTCTGGCGGTGGTTCAGGGCGACCCGGCCGCGCACGCGGCGCGGGCCAGGGCGCAGGCGCAGGCGTACCTCAAGGCGCAGTGGGACGAGGACGTGCGCCCGCTCATCCCGCACATCGATGGGGGGCGGGCTGAGGCTCAGTTGGGGCACTTCCTGGAGTTTTATGCGGCCTGGGTTCCCCTGGGAGACGACTACGGGGCGGCCCGCCGCAGGGTCGAGGCGCTCCTTGCCGCCCGCAAGAGCCTGCGCGACTTTGCCCCGCTTTCGCAAGGGGACGCGGGGATGCCCAAGTCGCCGCTGGACCCCGCCTACGCCAGCGTCTTTCGCGGGGGCCAGGTGCCGGAGGTGTTGCAAGGTGACCCCTGGAACTTCAAGCCCAGCGAGGCCCTCGACGCCATCTCGCTGCTCAAACGGCTGCGTGGAAGGAAGCGGCCCAGGGTGCTGGATACCCACACCCTGGCCCACCGCGCCAAGCACCCGGGAGCTGTGCTTTCCCGCGCGGAGGACGAGGACTTCAGACCCGACTACGCCTATTTCGCCATCCTGGTGGCCGACGGCGACAACATGGGGGCGCTGCTCTCGGCCAACGACAGCGAGGACGCGCACCACGAGATTTCCCGGCGGCTCGACAACTTCGCGGCGCAGGCGGAAAAAATCGTGGAGCGGCATGACGGCCAAAAGGTCTTTGCGGGAGGGGACGACGTGCTCGCCTTCCTGCCGGTGACCACCGCCCTGAGGTGCGGGCAGGAGCTGGCCGAGGCGTTCCGGCATACCGTGCGGGGCACCCTCAGCGCCGGGATTGCCGTCGTGCACTACCGCGAGCCGCTGAGCACCTCGTTGGCCCAGGCGCGGGCGGCGGAGAAGGTGGCCAAGCAGGTGGACGGCAAGAACGCCGTCTGCGTGGCGGTGCACACGCGGGGCGGTTCGCCGCGCCGGGTGGCGCTGCGCTGGGACGGAGCGCCCGCGCTGGAGGCGTTGACCCGCCTGAACCTGCCCCGTGGCCTGCCCTACGAGCTGAGTGAATTGGCCTGCGAGTGGCCCGAAGACACCTCGCCCACAGCACTGACGAACGAGGCCCGGCGCGTCGCCCGGCGCAAGGCCACCGCCGACGGGGTGCGGCTGGACGAACAGGCTCTGAAGGACTGGCACTTCGGCAGCCCGACCGAACTGCACGACTTTGCTGACCTCCTCATCATCGCCCGCTTCCTGCGTGGCCAAGGAGATCCCGCGTGA
- a CDS encoding NADH:flavin oxidoreductase/NADH oxidase has protein sequence MTQPASVAPAEGVPQPLLLTPLKLRSLTLPNRIVVSPMCMYSSRNGLANDFHLVHLGQFALGGAGLILTEATAVSPEGRISPEDLGLWSDEQIVPLGHITDFVHRYGGLIGVQLAHAGRKASTYAPWRGRGAVPAEAGGWQVIGPTEAPFHPSYPQPMAMTVQDIARVTADFAAAARRALMAGFDVVEIHAAHGYLLHQFLSPLANTRTDEYGGSFEHRVRLLLEVVRAVRAVWPLHLPLFVRVSATDWAEGGWDIEQTVRLAGLLRFEGVDVLDVSSGGLTPQQHITATPLYQVPFAGRVKAEVPDLHVMAVGLIDTPLKAEQVLGQGSADLIALGRAFLRDPHWPQRAARELGLSPALPDVYARAGW, from the coding sequence ATGACCCAGCCTGCCTCTGTTGCCCCGGCCGAGGGCGTGCCGCAGCCCCTCCTGCTGACGCCGCTGAAGCTGCGTAGCCTCACCCTGCCCAACCGCATCGTGGTGTCACCGATGTGTATGTACAGCTCGCGCAACGGGCTGGCGAATGACTTTCACCTTGTTCACCTGGGACAGTTCGCGCTTGGCGGTGCAGGCCTGATCTTGACCGAGGCGACCGCCGTCTCACCCGAAGGCCGCATCAGCCCTGAAGACCTCGGCCTGTGGAGTGATGAGCAGATCGTGCCGCTGGGGCACATCACCGACTTCGTTCACCGCTACGGCGGTCTGATCGGCGTGCAGCTCGCGCATGCGGGGCGCAAGGCGAGCACCTATGCACCCTGGCGCGGGCGGGGCGCCGTGCCCGCCGAGGCCGGTGGCTGGCAGGTGATCGGGCCTACCGAGGCTCCGTTTCACCCGTCCTACCCGCAGCCGATGGCCATGACAGTTCAGGACATCGCGCGGGTAACGGCCGACTTTGCGGCCGCAGCGCGCCGGGCCTTGATGGCGGGCTTCGACGTGGTGGAGATCCACGCCGCGCACGGCTACCTGCTGCACCAGTTCCTTTCGCCGCTCGCCAATACCCGCACCGACGAGTACGGCGGCTCCTTTGAGCATCGGGTGCGCCTCTTGCTCGAGGTGGTGCGGGCGGTGCGGGCGGTCTGGCCTCTGCACCTGCCGCTTTTTGTGCGGGTCAGCGCCACCGACTGGGCCGAGGGGGGCTGGGACATCGAGCAGACGGTGCGGCTCGCGGGGTTGCTGCGCTTTGAAGGCGTGGACGTCCTTGACGTGAGCAGCGGCGGCCTCACGCCCCAGCAACACATCACGGCGACTCCGCTCTATCAGGTGCCCTTTGCCGGTCGGGTCAAGGCTGAGGTCCCTGATCTGCACGTGATGGCGGTTGGCCTGATCGACACGCCGCTGAAAGCAGAGCAGGTGCTGGGGCAGGGCTCGGCTGATCTCATTGCCCTGGGCCGGGCCTTTTTGCGCGACCCCCACTGGCCCCAGCGTGCTGCTCGCGAGCTGGGCTTGTCTCCGGCGCTTCCGGACGTGTACGCACGAGCGGGGTGGTAG
- the cmr1 gene encoding type III-B CRISPR module RAMP protein Cmr1: MPRTAPPLPADLPSLPAPDTLTVHLRTITPMFGGSAEPRHVDERHPVRAASVRGHLRFWWRATAGAGYATPQELHEAESRIWGSAQTPGRVRVTVEVTDAGQHCEPIRHVRRSNGKMATDFGAYPAYALFPFQGTIKHGKTEEMPATARENVAFTLHLTCPPELRPEVETALHAWVLFGGIGARTRRGCGSLELVGTEAQFPRHHKKAGKLLTALPGHYFIGKPQRNPVQAWAEAVAVYRDFRQGVDFARNKGQQSNRPGRSRYPEPDTLRDLTWRYGHQVIHPVRGFPRADLGLPIIFHFQGQGEPDDQTLQGSREGRQRFASPVVTKAARIGGEYVPLVLVLDSPHVWDGPGVELRGQGEVKTRQINLSPEELRQIPPLDGRPVREALVQYARTQGFQEVSL; this comes from the coding sequence ATGCCGAGAACTGCTCCTCCCTTGCCAGCGGACTTACCCTCCCTCCCGGCACCCGACACCCTCACGGTCCATCTGCGCACCATCACCCCCATGTTTGGCGGGAGTGCCGAACCCCGCCACGTGGACGAGCGGCACCCGGTGCGGGCCGCGAGCGTGCGAGGCCACCTGCGCTTCTGGTGGCGGGCCACCGCCGGGGCGGGGTACGCCACGCCGCAGGAACTGCACGAGGCCGAGTCACGGATTTGGGGCAGTGCCCAGACGCCGGGCCGGGTGCGGGTAACGGTGGAAGTCACCGACGCCGGTCAGCACTGCGAGCCGATTCGCCACGTGCGGCGCAGCAACGGCAAGATGGCGACCGACTTCGGGGCGTATCCGGCCTACGCGCTGTTCCCGTTTCAGGGCACCATCAAACACGGTAAAACCGAAGAGATGCCCGCCACAGCGCGGGAGAACGTCGCCTTTACCTTGCACCTCACCTGTCCGCCGGAGCTGCGCCCAGAGGTCGAAACTGCCCTGCACGCCTGGGTGCTGTTCGGGGGCATTGGCGCGCGCACCCGCCGGGGCTGCGGCAGCCTGGAACTGGTGGGGACCGAAGCACAGTTTCCCCGGCACCACAAGAAGGCGGGGAAGCTGCTCACCGCCTTACCGGGCCATTATTTCATCGGAAAGCCGCAGCGTAACCCGGTGCAGGCCTGGGCTGAAGCGGTGGCGGTGTACCGCGATTTTCGGCAGGGCGTGGACTTTGCCCGCAACAAGGGTCAGCAATCCAACCGTCCGGGGCGCTCGCGGTACCCGGAACCCGACACCCTGCGCGACCTGACCTGGCGCTACGGCCACCAGGTCATTCACCCGGTGCGCGGCTTTCCCCGCGCCGACCTGGGGCTGCCCATCATCTTTCACTTTCAGGGGCAGGGTGAACCCGACGATCAGACCTTGCAGGGGAGCCGGGAGGGACGGCAGCGCTTCGCGTCACCGGTCGTGACCAAAGCGGCCCGCATCGGCGGCGAGTACGTGCCGCTGGTGCTGGTGCTCGACAGCCCCCATGTTTGGGACGGCCCCGGCGTGGAACTCAGGGGGCAGGGTGAGGTCAAGACCCGGCAGATCAACCTCAGTCCCGAAGAGCTGAGGCAGATTCCACCGCTGGACGGCCGACCGGTGCGTGAGGCTCTGGTGCAGTACGCCCGGACTCAGGGTTTCCAGGAGGTCTCGCTGTGA